The DNA window accacctgggggcggcccgtcaggaagtccaggatccagttgcagagggaggtgtttagtcccagagcccttagcttagtgatgagcttcatgggcactatggtgttgaacactgagctgtagtcaatgaacagcattctcacataggtgttccttttgttcaggtgagaaagggcagtgtggagtgcgattgagattgcgtcatctgtggatctgttggggcggtatgcgaattggagtgggtctagggtgtccagaAGGATGCTGTTGaaatgagccatgaccagcctttcaaagcacttcatggctaccgacgtgagtgcctcgggtggtaatcatttaggcaggttcccttcgcttccttgggtacagagactatgctggtctgcttgaaatatgtaggtattacagactcattcAGGGagcggttgaaaatgtcagtgaagacacttgacagttggtctgcGTATGCTTTGAGTACGCttcctggtaatcagtctggcccagcggctttgtgaatgttgacctgttttaaaggttttgttcacatcagctaccgagagcgttatcacacagtcatccagaacagctggtgctctcgtgcatgcttcagtgttgcttgcctcgaagcaagcataaaaggcattaagttcgtctggtaggctcacgtcactgggcagctcccatctgggtttccctttgtagtccgtaatagttttcaagccctgccacatctgacgagcgtcagagccggtgtagtaggattcaatcttaatcctgtattgatgctttgtttgtttgatggttcatgtgagggcatagcgggatttcttataagcatctggattagtctcccactccttgaaagcggcagctccagcctttagctcaatgcggatgttgcctgtaatccatggcttctggttgggatatgtacgtacagtcactctggggacgacgtcattaatgcacttattgatgaagccgatgactgaggtggtgtattcatcaatgccattggatgaatcccagaacatattccagtctgtgctagcaaaacagtcctgtagtgtagcatccgcatcatctgaccacttccgtattgagcgagtcactggtacttcctgctttagtttttgcttgtaagcaggaatcaggaggatataattatggtcagattcgccaaatggagggcgggggagagctttgtatgcatctctgtgtgtggagtaaaggtggtctaggatttgttttgacatgctggtaaaaatttggtaaaactgatttaagtttgcctgcattaaagtccccggccactaggagcgccgcttctgggtgagcattttcttctttgcttatggccttatagagttgcttgagagcggtcttagtgccagcttcgttttgtggtggtaaatagacggctatgaataatacagatgagaactctcttggtagatagtgtggtctacagcttatcataaggtactctacctcaggcgagcaatacctcgagacttctttaatattagacatcgcacaccagctgttattgacaaaaagacacacacccccacccctcgtcttaccagaggtagcgtctctgttctgccgtgGCATGGAAAATCCCACTAGCTCTATGTTGTCCaaccacgtctcggtgaaacacaaGATGTGACAGTTTTGATTAGAATAATCTTGATCATAGGTTTGTAACTCTATTGGAGGGAGGCGACACCATTCTTACGAGAAATTCCCTaagttggtgttttgttgatggtggtgcaAAACCCggtctcaggcaccgctccagaatctcccataagtgtttaaTTGGGTTGAAATCTGgtgactcagacacacacacatacagacacccTTTAAAttccctatgctcctttgagacccctctttcaaagtcactgggagctcttctagccatggtagccaaaataatgggcaattgggccctaagcatgatgggataataattgcttaattaactcagggacCACACCTGTATGGAAGCATCTGCTtttaatatactttgtatccctaatttactcaagtgttccctttattttggcagttacgtgTACCTTTATTTACGTATTTAGAAGTTGTTAATTATAGAAGTTGTGAGTCTGTACTGTACCTCAAAATCATTCTCTAACATTTCCAGACGACCCACCCTGAGGGGCTCCTCCAACATCCAGGAGGGTTCGGAGAAGAAACGGGAATCCCGGAAAAGCGGCTTCTTTAACCTCATCAAGTCTCGCACCTCCAAGTCTGAGAAGAGCCATGGAACAGCCGCCATCACCACCCCGGCTTCTGCGACCGTCAGCACTGTGACAGAGGAGCCCTTGTCCCCCAAGGCTCCGTTGCGGGACCATTCAGAAATCTCCCCTGACCGCTCAGAAAAGCCACCAACCCATGAACCCACTGCTGAACAGCACTCGGAGAGTGACAGTAAGGGGGGTCCTCACGGTGGCTGGCACTTTGGGGTCCCCGTAATGGGCATGGACTTCCTGGCGGAGATGAGAAAAATGCATGAGAAAATGGCCGCCCATAAGGTGGGTAAACTGACCAGTTTTTGCTGCTTTTGACTGCTAAATCTATGAGCCAGTAGAACACCTTAGCATCACTGAACTACTGAATAATTACTTTCTTACAGAGTAACACACAACCTCCTCTGAAAAAGTTTATTTTAAAGATGCATGTGCACTTTATTTGCTGTCTTAAACCTTCGATCTTCCAATCATTTGGAAGGCTATAGATCATTGTGAGTGGATAACTGTGTGAAGGTGTTGCCCTATAGTGGCTCTGTAAAGAAAATCCATGTCTCTGCATGGTTCAGACTGTTGAATACGGTCATGCACGAGTGCTCTCGTAGAGCCATGCAGCGGAAAACACAATGGTGCCTATAAAAGCAGGTTTAGGACAAACTGAAGACATTGTCCATACTGAAAAGATGTTTGTTCTTTTTACAGTCTGACTCATCTTCCTCTTCAGACAAGGCAGATGGTAAACAAGGTGAGTTGGTCTCTATATCCCAATCAGATAATTAATGTTTTATTCCATTTTGTGATATTTAATCTTTATGTACACAAAGATGGCTCAACTCAATTATGCCACAACATCTGTCTCGCCATTCATCTTGCCAGCTGCCATGTACAATAAaattaacaaaatgttgaattacATTAGTGCTAGGTAACACTTTGTTTAGACAGTCCCTTGTAAAAGCTCAATGAACCATCCACACGTTTGCTGTGCATTCTGTTTCTAAGAAGTGTCCGACATGGGTCTTCTTTGttatgtctctctttctgtagGAAAGCCAGAGAGTCAAACATCGTCGATAGACTTGTCGTCGATATCGCCCAGGTCTAAGCCCACCAGTGTTACACCCAGACCCCCAGCACCCCCGGGCACCAAGCCCCACCTGGGACCACACACCTTGGGACCTCTGAGCCCTCGCACCAGCAGCAGCCACAGCCCAGGTAGGCATATGAATAAGTATACTTTACTGATAGTGATATGGATATGGGAACTAAAGCCATCAGATGCAAAAATAGATCAAGAAGAAGATTACTTTGTTTATTGTGATTTTTGTCTTAATTTGTCCTGTTGTCTGTAACCACTCCTTAGTTGTGGATTTTTCACCCTCAGATGACACCCCTGACTCCCCCCTTGGAAACGTATTCCCAAAAGGACCACTGGCCGCCCCTCGCCTGAAGAGGGCGCCGTCAGActgtgagagggagggggagactaGCCCcattaatggtaggtttatgtaTCTATTACCCATGTATCCTCCACCCAGAAGAACTGTCTTAGGTACAGCTCACGACAATCCAAAATGTTGATATTGAGAGTAGAGGAATAATCAAAGCTATTTTGCTTCACGTAAAGACAAAGGcattcatttcaattaactgagAACATAGTATGCTATACAAATTGTCACTGTGTGAGTTTGGTAAAATTGAAGCATAAAAGCATCTTTCACTCTCAGTTCGAAAATGTATCTGCTgactactgtaagtccctctgataaaagtgtctgctaaattactaaaatgtgaaatgtaatgtaatctctctctctccgtcagttGAACTTACAGGAGACTCTAGCCCATTTGACTTAGACCATGAGATGGACAGGTCTGTTATTGGCGGGAGACAGTGGTCCTCCCTGAAGAGTTCCACTTCTGGGGTACAGGAAGTAGAGGGTCGAGAGCGCACCAAGTCCCTCCCTGCATCTGGTTAGACCAATTACCTTCTCTCCTTCAgatctttttttttacttaagaCATGTACGGTGTTGTAGTGTAGTTTTGCATCTAGCAACAACTAATGGCAGTAATGTAAGTTTTGGCAGATCCAAAGTACCTTTTGAATAACATGCAATGCTATTGGGCATTCTCAGTAATAGTAGTTGTAGGGGTTTCTCCAGGAGCTCTTGTTGTTGGCTTATTAGTACTCACACAACTGTGTGAGTACTAGTGGTTATGGTTGTAGGCTACCAGTTGTAGCTTCCTCATTGTTTAGTACCATATCAGCTCACACGCCGCTGTCTTGCGTCACTGTCCTTGCAGAGAGACCTTCGTCCATGGTGGACGCTGCCCACTGCCAAAGCCCTGGGGTGTTTGATAAAGACAACAACACGGAGGAAgacttccctcctccccctgacACGGACCAAAGACAGGACCTTATGCCTGACaacatggaggaggaagaggaggaggaggaagaggacaccATCAATGACATCGTCCCAGTGTAGAGAGAAAAGATACATCTAGTTTCTCCATACTTTCCTCAAAGTGTTCCATGGAGTGTCCAAGTGCACACTTCGTGAGAATTGTGGAGAATCGTAATGCAGACAAATAGCAAAGAACAAAAAAAGCTTATGGACAAAACCTTGCCAATATCTTATTCTTAACAAAGACCGTTGATTGGCTTATTCAATCAACCAATAAGCAGTGTTGTGTTCCTATGTCTAATatgcatgtgtaaccgatgtgaaatggctagttagttagcagtggtgcgcgctaatagcatttcaatcagtgacgtcactcgctctgagacttgaagtagggtttccccttgcgttgcaagggccacggcttttgtggcgcgatggttCGAGCCcagggttggggcgaagagagggacggaacctacactgttacacatgtaATGTATATTTGTCAATATCTATTAACACACTGAAAGAGATATATGGATGTGTTGAAAAATATGTATGGGATTTACATTGTACCATGGGCAAATTGATCAAGTAAACCTTATTAATGACAGGCATAATAACTTTGCTATATCATGATTTATATGAAATACATTTATTGACGGGCTTGGTGATGGTTTCCAGTATTTAGGTTTATTGGCTAAATTGATTTATGCTGAAAATACACAAactcatttttctttttttttttacaatgcatTGTAACAAAATCCTTTACGTGTAACATCAATTGTCAATAATCCTGTATTTGTATATTTgtaacaataaaaaatatttctaCTGGTATACTGCCATGTATGATCTATTTTGCCTTCATATGGACCTACTTCATAAAAGGTCTGTGTTTTGCGTAGGCTTACCCTTGCGTGACGTTTTGTTAACCGTGCAAATCTCTCTCGGTCAAGATAAcattttatcaatatattcgcctgtaattaccccccccaaaaacgaaatgctacctagctagctaccttagcATTTTACATTATTATATTACTTTTTTTTATACCCTCCCCCTGGCCTTTGTACTAGCAAACTAGCTAACCTTAAGTCTCTGTCGATCTGAAGCAAGGATGGTTTTGTGCTATGTACCGGATTGTAACTACTACTCCGATAAACATTTATAGATttgggctactacatgattctcaaattttccctataatgagtttgctacaacctagcctatggatgaaagtttacaatgtaggtgcacacaggtcgataGAAATATTTGAGGTGACAGACCGTGACACATGgatagacagtgacacattcaataccgccttgcacactcttgcctgatctagggtgtaatcattagtccaacagttgcaaaccaGAGTTTCTATTGGGCAAATCCAGGTAtgttatccccgttttgttccattTACTTCCGCTTAAGAaactttttcaacagaattggcggaatgaatacacccgtgatcacacacaaacagttcactttccaagccacatacaaacagcttgttgtattccttctcatatctacgcgctctcctcctctcaccttttcccttcgattgtggacttcaatgcaaaacccatcagctgtatgtgaccaggtgaaaaaacctttccaatccaaaccatatcataaccgctacacacagcctacaccattgtcaccatattaactaaagtaacatcatagctaatagaactagtTAGTTTAGTTAGTAAACCatctacaatcatgcagtacagtgtacagacagcaagcagtttagcgtCTACACCtgcaggccccggtggcaataaattagtaaaactaaaagcttaccttgacttggaagagttccagtgttggatagtcatagccagctccTAACATAGAATCCCTCTATTTGACCCGGGTGTTTGAGCAgggtaaactagctagctgcatttgctagctaagtaagtgaaagtttttaaaaaatgaggaaatatactgtaggtcgccctttgtctctctttccctctctctctctcgctcctatttcattttttaaagttattaatttgtttaaaactgttcaactattgtctttctctctctttgcatCGCccactcaccacattttatattttgtatagttttatctaaaaatgataactttttaaatgtttatctatttttatttgttatgaaattcactgaggaggatggtcctccccttcctctgagaAGCCTTCACTGTTGCACACCTCCTTGAGCATTGTAGTCAAGTTGGTCTCACTCGTTTGCGTTTGGTGGAGTTTAAACTGAACTACAGGGAAGGAAACATCATCAATAAACGTCTAGAAACCTCATCAGTCTCTGCGAGAAATAGACTTATACATACGGATAAAACTCTATCTTTTCACAACTAACATTTTGGATTCACGCTGGTGTATTGGGCACGCATTACCATGGACAGCGCTTTTGACAACCTGGATGCTGCAGGCTTCCTACACATATGGCAACATTTCGATGTTGACAGTAAGATCTTACTCTTGAATAGTTATAACTATGTTGCCTTTTGATTACTATTCATATTAATCTGTGTTAGTTTATCAGGCAATGCTTTCATCGAAATTCAGACTGATTTCATCGAAATCCAGAACTTTGCACCATGTCTTGAAGATAAAACAATAtgtccatttttttatttcattttatgtTATGCATTTATTTGTTTTTAGATAATGGTTATATTGAAGGAAAGGAGTTGGACAACTTTTTCAGACACTTGATGAAAAAACTCGGGATGAGTGTAAGTAGGCTACTGTTCCTTTACCTTGTCATGGCTAATGCATAATGTGTACCTTCagatccccccccaaaaaaatactacagtagGCTTAGGCTAGTAACATCCTAGAATATTCTAATCAGACCTACTTTGCTGAGCTTTGTGGACGGCATTCAACCGGTGTCAAAATTAGATAACCTCTCGGAATCCAATCATTAGTCACATTTTGTCTTTCATTGAAACGGAATGAATTCCCGAAAGGGATTTTGCACAGGTAACACTGAATGAAATACACAAATAAGTGTAACGGACATGTTTAAAAGGCACTGTGTTGTTCCTAAAGGATGAAATAACGAATGACAAAGTTAGAAGAATGAAAGAAAGGTTCATGTCAGTTTATGACACCACAGCTGATGGTCGCCTGCAAATCCAAGAGGTGTGTTTACTTGTATTTCCTCAAACCTAACTACCTCCTTCCTCCTTTATTTGTCTATATAGTGCATTTAGTATTAAGTATACTTAGAACCCTgcaggtgtgtttgtgtcagagagagagaacgagcgagagagagagagagagagagaaactgatcAAACAACAAGTGGTAATTGGATTGTAATCAAAATGCCCTAACAACACCTTCTGTGTGTGAAGCAGCCTTGAAACGATATAATTGCTCTGTCATTTGCATCATGTTATTGCCTTGCTTCATCTAACAACATGCAATGAATTAGAATGAGTTTATGtcaaaaatgtaattgaattgcATCTCATTTCATCTTTCACGTTTAGTTGTCTTTGTCCATAGACTGTATTTCCTCAAATGTTATGTTGACAGAGGAGTAAATGCCTGTTGAAGCTGAATGGACACGTACCACCTTAATTCTATCAATTTGTAGGGAAGAAAATACACAAGATTTAGTTCGACAAAACATTTCCCATCAGTGACCGAATAATGTCTGCCTGTGAATGTTGATAACTTatttgattgaacaaaacgtTCCAGTTGGCCACCATGATGCTACCGGAGGAGGAGAACTTCCTACTACTGTTCCACAGAGAGACGCCATTGGACAACAGTGTGGAGTTCATGAGGGTAAGGTCAAAGATCACATATGAAATGTTGCGGTCCAAAAACTTTCAACATAAATGCACAAAAAATACAATCCTATTATTGGTTGGGTACTGTGTCCTGTATTCTCTAGAACACTTTCATCAAAACTAAATCTGCCTCTCACACCCCCCACAGATCTGGAGAAACTATGACACTGACAGCAGTGGATACATATCAGCTATAGAACTCAAGGTACAGATGAAGAATGCCCTTCTACTAATGTCCATGCGTTCAGTGAGACCACTGCCATGGCCCTCTCAGAGACATTGTCTTAGCTAGTTGTTGTCCACTTTCTAAGTAAACATCAATGAGTGGCCAGAGTTGTTCATGTTTACACAGTTGCTCTAGGCCTATGTTGACACGTGTTGCTTTAAGGGTCTTTCAGGATGCCCCCTGTCCTCTTATGTGGACAAGGCAATAGGGTTGGGCCAATATATGATTCAATCGAATATCGTGATATTTGACATTGACAATATATTGTGATGTGCAAGACTATAATCTATTTTAACTTTTCTAATCAAAACAGTGCAGTTTTATCAGTTAGTTTATATCAATATGGTGAAAATAAAGTCTAAATGAATGAactatgtcttattgtttgccaCACTAAGGTTATTTAATTAGAATGTGACTATAATATCGTAAATAAGCACAAATATTGCAGTCTGGAATAATCTAGCAATTATCGACGCGAAACCATTATATTGGATATTGCGATATTTGGAGTAGCATATCGCGATATTTGGAGTAGCATATCGTAGAAGAGCTCTCCCCAAATATTGCACCAACCCCACAAGGCAAGGCACAAGTACTTTTCGTAGAATTTCCAAACACTTGATGGTTTATAATCCACAGTACATTTACTGAAGAGTAAATGGACAGGATGCACATGCAGTACATTATACTATTTGTGAACATTTTGATTCAGAATAACAGACAAGTGTTATGGCACACATTTCTCCCCTTTTTTTATTCCGAGTGGCTGCGGATCCGACTTCTCTGGACCCCTCTTCCCGACAGCTAAACAAGCTTCTACCATTGCAGGATTCTCTACTTTACGCATAGTCTCCACTCTGCTCGTTTAATAAAGTtaaatcaaagctgaatcaatgtctgcaaAATCATGTAATGACAGTATTCTACATACTGTTTAATGAAagtattctacataacagaactgaatataatagcatagtataacGTTACTGTAAGTAAAAAAAACACCTAATTTCTTATGAGATTTGTGTGAACCGTCACATTTTTCTTTCATGTGGCCAAAACTCAACAGTGTAAGACACTAGCCAAACATGGGTTTTGATTTAAATTAAACACAGGTATGCTACATTTGTATGTGAAGTAGAGGTAAAGAAACACTTGAGCAGAATGTAATTCAGATCTTCAGCTCTGGGGACAAGGGTTCCAGGGGGCGGGACGGGGGCAGGACGGGGGCAGGACGAGGGCAGGACGGGGCGGTTACCTACGGATTCGCAACTTCTGACTTTTTTATTTTGTATCTATTTATCCTTTATTTGACCGGGGGACGTCACGTTGAGAAACCACCATTTTTCACTCGAGACCAAAGCCATGtttatcaagcgtctcagagtagtagGACTACTTACAGTATCCAGGATCGGTTTTGTCatttagattataatgaatggatcCTAGATCAGGATAATATACCTATCCAAGATCAGGATAATATACCTATCCTAGATCAGGATAATATACCTATCCTAGATCAGGATAATACACCTATCCTAGATCAGGATACTATACCTATCCTAGATCAGGATAATACACCTATCCTAGATCAGGATACTATAcctatcctagatcagcactcctactccgagACGCTTGATAATATGGGCCCAGGTCATCTCATCGGCTGTCTTCCTCTGTGTCCTCCTAACAGGGTTTCCTGCAGGACCTGTTCCTCCAGCACAAAAAGACCATATCCCCCAACAAACTGGAGGAGTACACCAACACCATGGTAACAACAAGCCCCAGCTCCTTCACTCTGTGCCTCCATCTGAGGACTCTTGAACTGTTGTCTCTCAAATGAGTATATGCTACCTTGTTCAATGGGCAATTCAATTTGGATGTAAAACTGATTTGTAATTTAAGTTTATTTTCTCTAAAAGGATGATTGGCAGAGagctatacactgagtgcacaaaacattaggaacatagACTGACCGGGTGAATGCAGCtgaaagcaatgatcccttattgatgtcacctgttaaatccacttcaatcggtgtagagaaaggggaggagacaggttaaagaaggatttttatgccttgagacagTTTGAGAcgttgtgtatgtgtaccatttaaagggtgaatgggcaaggcaaaatatttaagtgcctttgaacagggtatggcagTAGCTGCCAGGtgaaccggtttgtgtcaagaactgcaacgctgctgtgtttttcacgctcagtggtttcctgtgtgtatcaagaatggtccaccacccaaaggacatctagccaacttgatgCAACTGTGTGAAGCagtggaatcaacatgggccagctttCCGCagtcttgtagagtccatgccccaacgaattgaggctgttctgagggcaaaaggggatgcaactcaatattagcaaggtgttcgtaatattttgtacactcagggtaTATTGTAATGCTACTATGCCATTCAGTGTAGATAAGGAGTGCACCAAATTAGTTATTTCTCATTGAAGTATGTCATTGGCTGTAACTGTCTTGCCTATGAATCCCCTCAATAGTATTAGTAATTGGATGGTACTAGACTGTGATGGAGGGTGATCAGCTCTTTAAAGATATTCAGATAAAGTGATGTGATTTTCACTGTCTAACCATTGTCATTAATTGTGGACCATTAATTCATTACCTGAGACTGAGAGAacgtttgtgtgtgtctatgagCTCTTTTATATGTCAATGTCCTGTTGAGTTTGGTGTGTACAACATGGGAAATACACTGGAATCATTtgatttaccgtaatttccggactattaagcgcacctgaatataagccgcacccactgaatttaaaacaaaatattattttgaacataaataagccgcacatgtctataagccgcaggtgcctaccggtacattgaaacaaatgaactttacacaggctttaacgaaacacggcttgtaacaaaaataaataggctttaacgaaacacggcttgtaacaaaaataaataggctttaacgaaacacggcttgtaacaaaaataaataggctttaacgaaacacggcttgtaacaaaaataaataggctttaacgaaacacggcttgtaacaaaaaataaaaaatttgcagtaagctttagttgtctttttgcactgagtcaattcctcacgctgctgtttccaacgtcttatcatcgactcattaagaccaagctcccatgcagaagctctatttccttttccaacagccagatcaatcgccttcaacttgaaagctgcatcataagcatttctccatgtctttgccacgatgagggtgacaaaatgactaccgtaatcagaatgatgggaagtttgagagcgctcgatttaatctaaacagtaaacaaaaaagttgtttgaccttaacccgttcggcattttcgttggtctaatgaaagcttcatgccgccaaaaaaatgagcacgtcacagaatgtttttttgtagaattttttttttaaagcgtgaaaaatccatatataagccgcgtcattgtttaagccgcgaggttca is part of the Salmo trutta chromosome 34, fSalTru1.1, whole genome shotgun sequence genome and encodes:
- the LOC115173587 gene encoding secretagogin-like, yielding MDSAFDNLDAAGFLHIWQHFDVDNNGYIEGKELDNFFRHLMKKLGMSDEITNDKVRRMKERFMSVYDTTADGRLQIQELATMMLPEEENFLLLFHRETPLDNSVEFMRIWRNYDTDSSGYISAIELKGFLQDLFLQHKKTISPNKLEEYTNTMMEVFDKNNDGRLDLNDLARILALKENFLLKFDMNACSQEDRKRDFEKIFAHYDVSRTGALEGPEVDGFVKDMMELVKPTISGTDLDKFRKLLLGHCDMNGDGKIQKNELALCLGLKYSL